The following are encoded together in the Armatimonadota bacterium genome:
- a CDS encoding MFS transporter yields the protein MIALVQVALPLLAIQFGASPHFLGLLGWTAQSVRLPVCLASGALSEKIGRTTVIFPSAVLACIACLGLSFSQNNAEILIIYILFMASIGAFYPSLQAFIGDRSPIGELRKNLSAFNAGWTIGGATCGLVAGYTFAKSRGLPFEIGALFVALVIILVYAWHKTYTYMQHSDSKGLSPSAGPSPGPLLAIARMGHFLGFFAYAAARQLFPKLAVELGMKPGEIGLLVGMLLVGQALGIAVAGAGPWWRGKLWPLLLAQGMVLVSGLVVFYTSIAAFFASAFLIQGVGLGIAYTAALYYGLQARINMGRNTGIHESLVAGGNILGSLVGGETAEMISLRAPYMATAIFAALLMLSGLVYWHSNRQR from the coding sequence ATGATAGCTCTGGTTCAGGTCGCCCTTCCTCTGCTAGCAATCCAGTTTGGCGCAAGTCCTCATTTTCTAGGGCTTCTCGGTTGGACAGCTCAAAGCGTGCGCCTGCCAGTATGTCTTGCATCCGGTGCACTATCTGAAAAAATCGGCCGTACCACCGTAATTTTCCCCTCCGCTGTTCTAGCATGCATTGCATGTCTTGGCCTCTCTTTTTCACAAAACAATGCCGAAATTCTAATAATTTACATCCTCTTTATGGCATCAATAGGTGCGTTTTATCCCTCCCTCCAAGCTTTCATTGGCGACAGGAGCCCAATTGGAGAACTCAGGAAAAATCTTTCTGCGTTCAATGCCGGGTGGACGATAGGTGGCGCAACATGTGGTTTGGTAGCTGGATACACTTTCGCCAAAAGCCGCGGACTCCCCTTTGAAATTGGAGCGCTTTTCGTTGCCTTAGTAATCATCCTAGTGTATGCTTGGCATAAAACCTACACCTATATGCAACATTCTGATTCAAAAGGATTATCCCCGTCAGCGGGACCTAGCCCAGGTCCACTGCTAGCCATCGCAAGAATGGGACACTTCCTAGGTTTTTTTGCATATGCGGCTGCCCGACAGCTTTTCCCAAAGCTTGCAGTTGAGTTAGGGATGAAACCTGGAGAAATTGGACTCCTTGTTGGCATGCTGTTAGTTGGCCAGGCACTCGGAATCGCCGTCGCAGGCGCCGGACCATGGTGGCGAGGCAAACTATGGCCTTTGTTGCTCGCACAAGGGATGGTGTTAGTCTCGGGGCTGGTAGTATTCTATACCTCAATAGCCGCTTTTTTCGCAAGCGCCTTCCTAATCCAGGGGGTTGGGCTCGGAATAGCTTATACAGCGGCGCTTTATTATGGGTTGCAAGCAAGGATAAATATGGGCAGGAATACAGGAATCCACGAGTCACTAGTAGCTGGAGGTAACATTCTCGGCAGTTTGGTCGGTGGAGAAACAGCCGAGATGATTTCATTACGAGCGCCTTATATGGCAACGGCAATATTTGCAGCACTGCTCATGCTTTCAGGCTTAGTTTATTGGCATTCAAATCGGCAGAGGTAG
- a CDS encoding ferredoxin, translating into MRPEIDESLCIGDAICADICPEVFEMGDDNLAHVINENPGPELEEKVREAAEACPTGAISIEED; encoded by the coding sequence ATGAGACCCGAGATTGATGAAAGCCTTTGCATAGGAGATGCAATTTGTGCGGATATTTGTCCAGAAGTTTTTGAGATGGGCGATGATAACCTTGCACATGTTATCAATGAAAATCCAGGCCCCGAGCTTGAAGAAAAAGTTCGCGAGGCCGCTGAAGCCTGTCCGACAGGCGCAATAAGCATTGAGGAGGATTAG
- a CDS encoding sulfite exporter TauE/SafE family protein, protein MPYRIFLSVAIGFTAGMMSGLLGIGGGVIVVPALVYLVHLSQRQAHGTSLVAILLSAVTGACYYSTHGKVDWLIGTEMAFGGVIGAIIGAKLCSICSNRRLRQFFGIFLVLIGLRMIADWIINGSSTGNHAQIIDAASFAGGFLVIIAGLVTGILSGLLGIGGGVIMIPTLVLLLGFPQKLAQGISLAVIVPVSVSGSLMHYTQGNVRLKVAVWVAIGGFIGSLVGSKIAIGAEEVTLKAMFGLLMLAFGVSMARPRQAKPA, encoded by the coding sequence TTGCCATATAGAATCTTCCTCTCAGTCGCCATCGGATTTACCGCAGGCATGATGAGTGGACTTCTAGGCATCGGCGGTGGAGTAATAGTTGTACCAGCGCTGGTTTATTTAGTTCACCTATCCCAGCGTCAGGCCCACGGCACCTCACTAGTTGCCATCCTTCTCTCAGCAGTTACAGGCGCATGCTACTACAGCACTCACGGGAAAGTTGATTGGTTAATCGGCACCGAGATGGCTTTTGGTGGCGTGATTGGCGCAATCATTGGCGCAAAGTTATGCTCGATATGTAGCAATCGCAGGCTAAGGCAGTTCTTCGGCATCTTCTTAGTACTAATTGGCTTGAGAATGATCGCTGATTGGATAATAAACGGGAGCTCTACCGGAAATCATGCTCAAATCATCGATGCCGCTTCGTTTGCAGGAGGTTTCCTGGTAATAATTGCAGGTCTAGTAACGGGCATCTTAAGCGGACTTCTTGGCATTGGCGGCGGAGTAATTATGATCCCAACGTTGGTATTATTGTTAGGCTTTCCACAAAAGCTTGCTCAAGGCATTTCGTTAGCAGTTATAGTGCCTGTCTCAGTTTCCGGCTCGCTAATGCACTACACCCAGGGCAACGTGAGACTAAAGGTAGCCGTATGGGTAGCAATTGGAGGATTTATTGGCAGTCTGGTAGGCTCAAAGATAGCCATCGGTGCAGAAGAAGTTACCCTTAAAGCAATGTTTGGCTTGCTAATGTTAGCATTTGGAGTAAGCATGGCCAGACCGCGCCAAGCAAAGCCGGCGTAG
- a CDS encoding tetratricopeptide repeat protein: MAWHRSQFGQRLAISLFLALTILAAYWPTLRHEFVFDDRPYVSENKNVQEGLTPKAVAWAFTSVRAANWHPITWLSHAFDCQLFGLKPAGHHATNIVLHALNSILLFFIFAQVTGFTWRSAFVAGLFALHPLHVESVAWVAERKDLLSTFFLLLTIWAYFRYSKSPGIKTYIPVVLFFVLGLMSKPMLVTLPFVLLLLDYWPIGRLALSKRSPSIKPSIISKLVVEKIPLFILSFASSIITYRVQQAAGAMGREGELMPIGIRLANAFVSYVAYILKMIWPRALSVLYPHPVRNLPEWQTIAAAFILVAITLLAVNAYHKRPYITVGWLWYVGTLVPVIGIVQVGAQAMADRYTYIPLIGLFVIIAWGIPELIGNTATKERMGEKRNGEYRPFAFFIRSALPPVAIFSLFALTLCTRTQVGYWKNALTLFSHAIHVTRGNYLAHNNYGAALEDAGRADEAAAHYQIAIRIRPTYVDALNNMGNAFRRQKKWAEAEHMYRRVLELEPSNAKARISLGAVLKEEGKVDEAIAEYRKLGQAAPDSAAMHNDLGTALSAKGKIAEAIQEWKKAIQIDSQCVEAHHNLGIALTDQGKIEEAIEHYRRAIEIAPNHVNANLNLGALLAEQGRHKAAIPYFLKVVKIEPQNAEAHHNLAVSLFLTGKYRQAWNHIHLCQKYGLKPDPRLVRDLSAKMPEPR; encoded by the coding sequence ATGGCATGGCATCGCAGTCAATTTGGTCAGCGATTAGCCATAAGCCTGTTTCTTGCGTTGACTATACTCGCCGCTTATTGGCCGACGCTCAGGCACGAATTTGTTTTTGATGACCGACCTTACGTATCTGAGAACAAAAATGTTCAAGAGGGGCTAACTCCCAAGGCAGTTGCATGGGCATTCACTTCTGTGCGGGCCGCGAATTGGCACCCTATCACTTGGCTATCCCATGCATTTGACTGCCAACTTTTTGGCTTGAAACCGGCAGGCCACCACGCAACCAACATAGTCCTTCATGCATTAAATTCAATCTTGCTCTTCTTTATATTTGCACAAGTAACAGGGTTTACGTGGAGGAGCGCCTTTGTCGCAGGTTTATTTGCGCTTCATCCCCTTCACGTGGAATCGGTAGCATGGGTGGCGGAACGAAAAGATCTACTCAGTACATTCTTTCTACTGCTAACAATTTGGGCGTATTTTCGATACTCTAAATCCCCAGGAATCAAAACATATATACCTGTAGTGCTTTTCTTTGTGCTAGGCCTAATGTCAAAGCCTATGCTTGTAACCCTGCCTTTCGTACTACTCCTACTTGATTACTGGCCAATAGGACGCTTAGCACTTTCTAAACGTTCACCATCCATTAAGCCATCAATAATTTCAAAGCTGGTGGTCGAAAAAATACCGCTTTTTATCCTATCGTTTGCCTCAAGCATAATCACATATCGCGTCCAACAGGCAGCAGGCGCAATGGGACGAGAAGGAGAGCTAATGCCGATTGGCATCCGCCTCGCAAATGCATTTGTCTCCTACGTAGCTTATATTCTTAAGATGATTTGGCCAAGGGCGCTATCAGTGCTATACCCACATCCTGTTCGAAACCTCCCTGAATGGCAAACAATCGCCGCGGCATTCATCCTCGTCGCAATTACTTTGCTAGCTGTCAACGCATACCATAAACGGCCTTACATCACAGTAGGTTGGCTCTGGTACGTGGGAACTCTCGTTCCAGTAATTGGAATTGTCCAAGTTGGAGCACAGGCGATGGCAGATAGGTATACCTATATACCACTGATTGGTCTTTTCGTGATAATTGCATGGGGAATCCCTGAGCTCATCGGAAATACAGCCACAAAAGAAAGAATGGGTGAAAAAAGGAACGGAGAATATCGCCCATTTGCTTTCTTTATTCGCTCAGCTCTCCCACCCGTGGCCATCTTCTCTCTCTTCGCTTTAACTTTATGCACCCGCACTCAAGTCGGCTACTGGAAAAATGCCCTTACGCTTTTCAGCCATGCAATCCACGTTACTAGGGGCAACTACCTAGCACACAATAATTATGGAGCAGCACTCGAAGATGCCGGGCGTGCGGATGAGGCCGCAGCGCACTATCAAATTGCTATTAGAATCAGGCCTACATATGTGGATGCATTGAACAACATGGGGAATGCTTTCCGACGGCAGAAAAAGTGGGCAGAAGCTGAGCATATGTACCGAAGGGTATTAGAACTCGAACCATCGAATGCGAAGGCCCGTATCAGCCTGGGGGCTGTTCTCAAAGAGGAAGGAAAAGTTGATGAAGCAATCGCCGAGTACAGGAAGCTTGGCCAAGCAGCGCCTGATTCGGCAGCAATGCACAATGACCTTGGGACTGCACTCAGCGCCAAGGGCAAGATAGCAGAAGCAATTCAAGAATGGAAAAAAGCCATCCAGATTGATTCGCAGTGCGTTGAGGCGCACCACAATCTAGGGATTGCATTGACTGACCAAGGCAAAATCGAGGAAGCCATTGAACACTACCGCCGCGCCATTGAGATTGCGCCAAATCATGTAAACGCTAATCTAAACCTCGGGGCGCTGCTTGCCGAGCAAGGAAGGCATAAAGCAGCTATACCTTATTTCTTGAAAGTCGTAAAAATCGAACCTCAGAATGCCGAGGCCCACCACAACCTTGCCGTATCGCTTTTCCTTACAGGAAAGTATCGCCAAGCTTGGAACCACATCCATCTCTGCCAAAAATATGGCCTCAAGCCTGACCCGCGCCTCGTGCGCGACCTCTCAGCAAAAATGCCGGAACCGCGGTGA
- a CDS encoding PHP domain-containing protein: protein MSGLNNSKIRVALHIHTLYSPCAETKLEDINEYCRKLEIDVIAVTDHNTIGGALYLRALAPDLRIIIGEEIQTRQGEIIGLFLEQEIEPGLDAVETCERIKAQHGLVYVPHPFDIFKIRRLKKQTLMQILDMVDIIEVFNAKSIFKIFNWKASRFAKKYGKIGAAGSDAHHLEAIGLCLNEMEDFSSPMEFLRNLRNARLIKHS, encoded by the coding sequence GTGTCTGGGCTTAATAATTCAAAAATAAGAGTAGCACTCCACATTCACACACTATATTCTCCATGCGCTGAGACAAAACTTGAAGACATTAATGAATACTGCCGCAAACTCGAGATAGACGTAATTGCTGTGACTGACCACAACACAATCGGTGGCGCACTATATCTACGTGCACTAGCCCCCGACCTCCGAATTATAATCGGAGAGGAAATCCAAACACGACAAGGAGAAATTATCGGTCTTTTTCTAGAGCAAGAGATTGAGCCAGGCCTCGATGCAGTAGAGACTTGCGAGCGTATAAAAGCTCAGCATGGTTTGGTCTACGTCCCGCATCCATTCGACATTTTCAAAATTCGTCGCTTGAAAAAGCAAACCCTGATGCAGATACTCGACATGGTGGACATAATCGAAGTGTTCAATGCAAAATCAATTTTTAAAATATTCAATTGGAAAGCTTCAAGATTTGCAAAAAAGTATGGAAAAATCGGGGCAGCTGGAAGCGACGCACACCACCTAGAAGCTATTGGTCTTTGTTTAAATGAAATGGAGGACTTCTCGAGCCCAATGGAGTTTCTAAGGAACCTACGCAATGCACGATTAATAAAACACTCTTAA
- a CDS encoding trypsin-like peptidase domain-containing protein yields the protein MKKVASYVFVFVLGFAACAWILKEWGYTRPENAGLVISQGTRTKQVVQKGLNPIADAAAKVAPAVVNIDTVSEIRMSSPIEEFFGFPAPKSQVRGQGSGVIIRKDGYILTNNHVVEGANKIVVRLADGRRFKGRIIGRDPRSDLAVIKIDANNLPVAVLGDSDNLRVGDWAIAIGNPLGFSNTVTVGVISATKRTDFPLPNGSVLEEVIQTDAAINQGNSGGALANINGEVIGINTAILSETGGNIGLGFAIPINNAKTIVAQLIEKGEVVRPWVGVALQDLGGDLAAWYEQRGFKGNHGVIIAQVVPDSPAAKAGIMQYDIITDVDGKKLRSASEFVKIVAKHKIGDIIRVTIWRDGVTRVVAIRLAKMPAGVQ from the coding sequence ATGAAAAAAGTCGCTTCTTATGTTTTCGTTTTTGTTTTAGGCTTTGCCGCGTGCGCTTGGATTCTAAAAGAATGGGGTTACACCCGCCCTGAAAATGCTGGGCTAGTGATTTCGCAAGGCACAAGAACAAAACAAGTTGTGCAAAAGGGACTCAACCCTATTGCAGATGCCGCCGCTAAGGTAGCACCAGCCGTCGTCAATATAGACACTGTAAGCGAAATCCGAATGTCATCACCAATCGAAGAGTTCTTTGGTTTCCCAGCGCCCAAATCTCAAGTAAGAGGCCAAGGCTCGGGGGTAATTATACGAAAAGATGGTTACATTTTAACAAATAACCATGTTGTAGAAGGAGCAAACAAAATTGTAGTGCGCCTTGCCGATGGGCGCCGTTTCAAAGGCAGAATAATAGGCAGAGACCCGCGATCGGATTTAGCAGTAATCAAAATTGACGCCAACAACCTGCCTGTAGCAGTGCTTGGAGATTCCGACAACCTCAGAGTAGGAGACTGGGCGATAGCAATTGGCAATCCGTTAGGCTTCAGCAACACCGTTACTGTGGGCGTAATAAGTGCAACCAAGCGCACTGACTTTCCATTGCCAAACGGCAGTGTTCTTGAGGAAGTCATTCAGACAGATGCAGCAATCAACCAAGGAAACAGCGGCGGCGCACTGGCAAATATAAACGGCGAAGTGATAGGAATTAACACGGCGATTCTATCGGAGACTGGCGGAAACATAGGCCTAGGGTTTGCAATTCCTATCAACAACGCTAAAACGATAGTAGCTCAACTCATCGAAAAGGGCGAAGTTGTACGTCCGTGGGTTGGAGTTGCTCTGCAAGACCTCGGGGGTGACCTAGCAGCCTGGTACGAACAGAGGGGCTTCAAAGGCAACCATGGAGTTATAATTGCTCAAGTTGTACCTGATAGCCCAGCCGCAAAGGCTGGAATAATGCAATACGACATAATTACCGATGTTGACGGAAAGAAGTTGCGAAGCGCATCAGAGTTCGTTAAAATTGTTGCCAAGCACAAAATTGGCGACATTATTAGAGTGACCATTTGGCGAGACGGCGTTACAAGAGTAGTTGCAATAAGGCTCGCAAAGATGCCGGCCGGAGTTCAATAG
- a CDS encoding DUF5107 domain-containing protein — protein sequence MSAEVRRETIELPTYVLRSESPNPCFTKQLGAHPYPYRMQNRLSSERIVRQYDCVILENEFLRLTFLPDFGCRLFSAYDKLLGREIFYRNDCIKPALIAIRGAWISGGIEYNFPIGHSVYTYSRIPYVTRQNADGSVSIIFGHTERMTGMRFTMEVRLAPEEYRFFQHGRLYNGTSMPHRHYWWTNAGVYQTPRTQLIYPMTMATSGAYGDEMAWPVHKGTDLSWAYAHETSCDIFATEVYDDFFGIYYWDWDYGVAHWSPREELPGRKAFFWGRDEMGRLWQRMLTENAGDYFEIQAGRFATQGDFDFLMPHELVEFNEVWIPVGPTGGFVKAHKEGVINIREEGAATEVIIQMTRKVPQAQVLVLQGGITIKERRLDLLPGCVERISIEHPAKELNIEIRDSGGRPILQYDSLAKDRIRNAVPRTSVMPPKVQTPDEVLQAACVFERLDSLATAEEHYWRLLGTEHEAEGRKGLARLRLLAGRLQEAAEQARIALCFRHDPEATAYLALALGDSPEAGKLWRSLLKDTVFGKLASWRLALAGLRDGAYKEVIQLYENNPCDPLLTLAAAVSARKLGETEQGLSLICKLQDTDPLWRTAQWERYFLESGLFNSSDLVQSSGKKRQVYPTLLLEGFQEDMDAAAWYFELGLLEEAREVINAWVEYGPPDDPFLNGIAVELGIELPSKRRPDELGIVNCFAHRGILMRILERQPDAEARTHIGCMLYVHGRIDEAIEHWKQACEAGSANHMPYRNLALAYWCKKNDPETAYKFMLKANQVSPGDAETLRDLDILAETTGRDAERVKVAENILKYAPDDSGCLERAVRAFLEVGRLDEAVELITTKRFFVPELAYHTRILYVRALLMRGARLFSERNFKEAARDFQKATEYPENIGASKFHDSSDAQAYYLLGLALEQLGLTKEAVLAWKSAADDIAVRGAEQAFYVGRAREKLGRKDASDAFDLLLPTSALRDADNPHAHARDAYLQGLHLLAMGEAESAAVCFKTAREIELSAPAKMHAYLEAVCQTRSEGRRMPIPVWWTVEPTAV from the coding sequence ATGAGTGCAGAGGTTCGTCGTGAAACTATAGAACTGCCGACATATGTTTTGCGTTCGGAGAGTCCAAATCCTTGCTTTACCAAGCAGTTGGGGGCTCATCCCTATCCTTATAGAATGCAGAACCGCCTGAGCTCAGAACGTATCGTTAGGCAGTATGATTGTGTTATACTTGAGAATGAGTTTCTTCGCTTGACGTTTCTACCCGATTTTGGTTGTCGCTTGTTCTCTGCATATGATAAGTTGCTCGGGCGTGAAATATTTTACAGAAATGACTGTATAAAACCGGCGCTTATAGCTATCCGAGGCGCATGGATTTCCGGCGGCATCGAGTACAACTTCCCCATTGGCCATTCCGTTTATACTTATTCGAGAATTCCTTATGTTACGCGCCAGAATGCCGATGGCTCGGTTTCGATTATATTTGGTCATACTGAGCGCATGACGGGGATGCGTTTCACAATGGAAGTTCGTCTTGCTCCCGAGGAGTATCGGTTCTTCCAGCATGGCAGACTCTATAACGGAACTTCTATGCCCCATCGCCACTATTGGTGGACTAACGCTGGAGTTTATCAGACACCTCGCACCCAACTAATTTATCCAATGACGATGGCTACTTCTGGCGCTTATGGAGACGAGATGGCGTGGCCTGTCCACAAAGGAACTGACCTAAGCTGGGCATATGCGCATGAAACCTCGTGCGATATTTTTGCCACTGAAGTCTACGACGATTTTTTTGGGATTTACTATTGGGATTGGGATTATGGGGTTGCTCACTGGTCGCCCAGGGAGGAATTGCCAGGCAGAAAAGCCTTCTTCTGGGGCAGGGATGAAATGGGTAGGCTTTGGCAGAGAATGCTTACTGAAAATGCTGGCGATTACTTTGAGATTCAAGCAGGAAGATTTGCCACGCAAGGTGATTTTGACTTTCTCATGCCTCATGAGCTTGTTGAGTTTAACGAAGTATGGATACCTGTTGGCCCAACTGGCGGTTTTGTGAAGGCACACAAAGAAGGCGTTATAAACATACGTGAGGAAGGTGCGGCCACCGAGGTCATCATCCAGATGACTCGAAAGGTTCCTCAAGCTCAAGTTCTGGTTTTGCAGGGAGGCATTACCATAAAAGAGCGGCGGCTTGATTTATTGCCAGGTTGCGTAGAAAGAATATCAATTGAGCATCCTGCAAAAGAATTGAACATAGAGATTAGGGATAGCGGCGGGAGGCCCATTCTCCAATACGATTCTCTTGCGAAAGATAGGATTCGAAATGCGGTGCCGCGCACTAGTGTGATGCCTCCGAAAGTGCAGACGCCTGATGAAGTACTTCAGGCGGCTTGTGTTTTCGAGCGGTTGGATTCCTTAGCGACTGCGGAGGAGCATTATTGGCGACTACTTGGCACAGAGCATGAAGCCGAAGGCCGGAAGGGGCTTGCAAGGCTGAGGTTGCTCGCCGGACGCTTGCAAGAAGCTGCCGAACAGGCACGCATTGCGTTGTGCTTCCGCCACGACCCTGAAGCAACGGCATATCTGGCGCTAGCCTTGGGTGATTCGCCGGAGGCTGGAAAGCTTTGGAGGTCGCTTCTTAAAGATACGGTTTTTGGCAAACTTGCATCTTGGCGATTGGCTCTAGCAGGTCTACGGGATGGTGCGTACAAAGAGGTTATCCAACTATACGAGAACAATCCTTGTGATCCTCTACTCACCCTTGCGGCGGCGGTATCAGCTAGAAAACTCGGAGAGACAGAACAGGGGCTTAGTTTGATTTGTAAGTTGCAGGATACAGACCCTTTATGGCGAACGGCGCAGTGGGAGAGGTATTTCCTCGAAAGTGGGCTTTTTAATTCATCAGACCTGGTTCAATCTTCTGGTAAGAAAAGGCAAGTATATCCAACACTTTTGTTGGAAGGATTCCAGGAAGACATGGATGCGGCTGCATGGTACTTCGAGCTAGGTTTGTTGGAGGAGGCAAGGGAGGTCATTAATGCTTGGGTCGAATATGGGCCGCCGGATGATCCATTTTTAAATGGCATTGCAGTTGAGCTTGGAATAGAATTGCCGAGCAAACGCCGGCCAGATGAGTTAGGAATAGTAAATTGTTTTGCTCACCGCGGGATATTAATGCGCATTCTTGAAAGGCAGCCTGACGCAGAAGCTAGAACTCACATTGGCTGCATGCTTTACGTTCATGGGCGCATTGATGAGGCAATTGAACACTGGAAGCAAGCTTGTGAAGCAGGAAGCGCTAATCATATGCCTTATCGGAACCTTGCATTAGCATACTGGTGTAAGAAGAATGATCCGGAGACAGCTTATAAGTTTATGCTAAAGGCGAATCAAGTTAGCCCAGGGGATGCAGAGACTCTGCGTGATTTGGACATTCTGGCTGAGACAACGGGTAGGGATGCTGAGCGGGTTAAAGTTGCAGAGAATATCCTAAAATATGCGCCGGACGATAGTGGATGTCTGGAACGTGCAGTTAGGGCATTTCTTGAAGTGGGGCGGCTTGACGAGGCAGTAGAGTTGATAACTACTAAGCGTTTCTTTGTGCCGGAGCTGGCATATCACACACGAATATTATATGTTAGGGCACTCCTTATGCGAGGCGCGCGACTGTTTAGCGAACGGAACTTTAAAGAGGCGGCTCGAGATTTCCAGAAGGCGACCGAATATCCGGAAAATATCGGGGCGAGCAAATTCCATGATTCCAGCGATGCCCAGGCATATTATCTCCTTGGTCTTGCGCTAGAGCAGCTTGGCTTAACCAAAGAAGCAGTTCTTGCATGGAAGTCGGCAGCAGATGACATTGCCGTGCGAGGCGCTGAACAGGCATTTTATGTTGGCCGAGCGCGCGAAAAACTTGGAAGAAAAGATGCAAGTGATGCTTTTGACCTTTTGCTTCCGACAAGCGCCCTTAGGGATGCGGATAATCCTCATGCTCACGCCCGGGATGCATATCTCCAGGGACTTCATCTTTTGGCAATGGGAGAAGCCGAATCTGCAGCTGTCTGCTTCAAAACCGCCCGTGAGATTGAGCTATCTGCTCCTGCAAAAATGCATGCATACCTCGAGGCTGTTTGCCAAACCCGTTCCGAAGGCCGCCGAATGCCAATTCCGGTCTGGTGGACGGTCGAACCCACAGCAGTATAG
- a CDS encoding Gfo/Idh/MocA family oxidoreductase, whose product MVYKEGLSRREFLAKSVTGLAVAGIPAWFAKEVEASNKEALAAETRRIAKNDTIQFGVIGTGGSKGGYRMGLHNARAAANRNGCKIVAACDVDAQHLKEACEEFGPDCKGYRDFREVLARKDIDAVIIGTPDHWHAYMCIAAMKAGKHVYCEKPLTLTIDEGKKLVKVWRETKRIFQTGSQQRSDAKFRLACELVRNGRIGRIKWVETHLPTGPRGGPFEVKPVPEDLDWDMWLGPAFKTDYVPERTHGTFRWWMEYSGGMLTDWGAHHNDIAQWGLGTERSGPIQVYGSAEAPNPCPNCYNTFPAFDVTFIYPGGIRLRCTNQGENGVHFQGDEGWIFVSRGKIEASDPRLLEDPLPANAVRLYESNDHMGNFIECIRDGKRQPICDAEIGHRSVTVCHLANISLRLGGRKLDWDPKKEEFVNDDEANLFLSRPGRKPWRI is encoded by the coding sequence TTGGTTTACAAAGAAGGTCTTTCAAGACGTGAGTTTCTGGCAAAGTCGGTCACGGGGCTGGCTGTTGCTGGAATCCCTGCATGGTTTGCTAAGGAAGTTGAGGCTTCCAATAAAGAAGCTCTTGCTGCCGAGACCCGTAGGATAGCCAAAAATGATACTATACAATTTGGAGTAATTGGCACCGGTGGTAGCAAGGGTGGATATAGAATGGGGTTGCATAATGCCCGCGCAGCTGCCAATCGCAATGGGTGCAAGATTGTTGCTGCATGCGATGTGGATGCTCAGCATCTAAAAGAGGCATGTGAAGAGTTTGGCCCTGATTGCAAAGGTTATCGTGATTTTCGGGAAGTCCTTGCTCGCAAAGATATAGATGCGGTAATTATTGGGACGCCTGATCATTGGCATGCATACATGTGCATCGCGGCGATGAAAGCTGGTAAGCATGTGTACTGCGAGAAGCCGCTCACGCTTACGATAGATGAGGGGAAAAAGCTTGTTAAAGTCTGGCGTGAAACAAAGCGCATATTCCAGACGGGAAGCCAACAGCGTTCGGATGCGAAATTTCGACTTGCCTGTGAATTGGTGAGAAATGGCCGCATCGGTAGAATCAAGTGGGTAGAAACGCATTTACCAACTGGTCCAAGGGGCGGACCATTCGAGGTGAAGCCTGTACCGGAGGATCTCGATTGGGATATGTGGCTTGGTCCCGCATTCAAAACCGATTATGTTCCCGAACGAACGCATGGGACTTTCAGATGGTGGATGGAGTATTCTGGGGGGATGCTTACAGACTGGGGTGCGCATCATAATGACATCGCCCAATGGGGACTCGGAACAGAGCGCTCAGGACCTATCCAAGTCTATGGAAGCGCCGAAGCGCCCAACCCATGCCCGAATTGTTACAACACGTTCCCCGCGTTTGATGTTACGTTCATCTATCCTGGTGGCATTAGACTTCGATGTACCAACCAAGGAGAGAACGGCGTACACTTCCAGGGTGATGAAGGCTGGATATTTGTGAGCCGTGGCAAGATTGAAGCTAGCGATCCTCGTCTTCTCGAGGATCCGCTACCTGCAAACGCCGTTAGGCTTTATGAATCCAACGACCATATGGGCAACTTTATAGAATGTATTCGCGATGGGAAGAGGCAACCAATCTGCGATGCAGAAATTGGCCATAGGTCAGTGACTGTCTGCCATCTTGCAAATATCTCTCTCCGTCTTGGTGGGCGGAAGTTGGATTGGGACCCAAAGAAAGAGGAGTTCGTCAACGACGACGAGGCAAATCTGTTTCTAAGCAGGCCAGGCCGCAAGCCATGGCGTATATAA